In Epilithonimonas zeae, a single window of DNA contains:
- a CDS encoding GNAT family N-acetyltransferase, translating into MELLFENKKSGNGGFITMKNNQEEIGRLTYTIVPELKKLIVSYVMVFPKFEGKGLGKTLVEKSVEFARKNGWTIKAHCSYAHAVLSRKADVEDVFVA; encoded by the coding sequence ATGGAGCTTCTTTTCGAAAATAAAAAATCTGGGAATGGTGGTTTTATTACAATGAAAAATAATCAGGAAGAGATCGGAAGGTTGACCTATACTATTGTTCCTGAACTTAAAAAATTAATCGTGAGTTATGTTATGGTTTTTCCAAAATTCGAAGGCAAAGGATTGGGAAAAACTTTGGTAGAGAAGTCGGTAGAATTTGCCAGAAAAAATGGATGGACGATCAAAGCCCATTGCTCTTATGCTCACGCTGTTCTAAGCAGAAAAGCAGATGTAGAAGATGTCTTCGTCGCTTAA
- the rho gene encoding transcription termination factor Rho — translation MFNIETLRSKSDEELAQLSKDLGVKLAKKSSPEDTVFAILDYQASNPKIIKDYLNATQENMTKKTEENSTENAAPAKKRGRKPAEKPKEENSVPAETPVIAVTEEAPATVVKEEAKAPNPPKKKTPRARITPVQTEEQVSTTPVSIDETSPKIDEKPEQEERKPQQKQQPKQQNNQQHQQKTNNNRGQQKTQNPNSQQHNNHKEQSEAQQPEAPAPKKEFNFDGIVTIEGVLEILPDNYGFLRSSDFSYISSPDDVYVSTNQIRNYGLKTGDTVKGIVRLPKEGEKYFSLQKPTEVNGRDLAFIKDRVAFEYLTPLFPQEKFNLAGKNATLSTRIVDLFAPIGKGQRAMIVAQPKTGKTILLKDIANAISANHPEAYMMVLLIDERPEEVTDMQRSVNAEVIASTFDEAADKHVKVANLVLSKAQRMVECGHDVVILLDSITRLARAYNTVTPASGKILSGGVDANALHKPKRFFGAARKIENGGSLTIIATALIDTGSKMDEVIFEEFKGTGNMELQLDRKIANKRIYPAVDLVASSTRRDDLLMDEATQQRMWIMRKYLADMNPLEAMEFVQKQIKGTRNNEEFLMSMNR, via the coding sequence ATGTTTAATATTGAAACGCTACGGTCAAAATCCGATGAGGAATTGGCTCAACTTTCTAAAGATTTAGGCGTTAAATTGGCAAAGAAAAGCTCTCCGGAAGACACTGTTTTCGCAATTCTGGACTATCAGGCTTCTAATCCAAAAATCATTAAAGATTATCTTAACGCTACTCAAGAGAATATGACGAAAAAAACAGAAGAGAATTCTACGGAAAATGCAGCTCCTGCAAAGAAAAGAGGCAGGAAGCCGGCAGAGAAACCGAAAGAAGAAAACTCAGTTCCAGCAGAAACTCCTGTTATTGCTGTCACAGAGGAAGCTCCTGCAACGGTTGTGAAGGAAGAAGCGAAAGCTCCAAATCCTCCAAAGAAAAAGACACCTAGAGCGAGAATCACTCCAGTGCAGACAGAAGAACAAGTTTCAACAACTCCAGTTTCTATAGACGAAACTTCTCCAAAGATTGATGAAAAGCCTGAGCAAGAGGAAAGAAAGCCTCAACAAAAGCAACAGCCTAAGCAGCAAAACAATCAGCAGCATCAGCAAAAGACCAATAACAACAGAGGTCAGCAAAAAACACAAAACCCCAATTCTCAACAACACAACAATCATAAAGAACAATCCGAAGCACAACAGCCAGAAGCTCCAGCTCCAAAGAAGGAATTTAACTTTGATGGAATTGTAACGATAGAAGGTGTTTTGGAAATTCTTCCGGATAACTACGGATTCCTACGTTCTTCAGATTTCAGTTATATTTCTTCTCCAGACGACGTTTATGTTTCTACTAATCAAATCAGAAATTATGGTTTGAAGACCGGAGACACCGTAAAAGGAATCGTGAGATTGCCAAAAGAAGGCGAAAAATATTTCTCGCTTCAGAAACCTACAGAAGTTAACGGAAGAGATTTAGCTTTTATCAAAGACAGAGTTGCTTTTGAATATCTGACACCGCTTTTCCCTCAGGAAAAATTCAATCTGGCTGGTAAAAACGCTACTCTTTCTACAAGAATCGTGGATTTGTTTGCGCCAATCGGAAAAGGACAAAGAGCAATGATTGTTGCACAGCCGAAAACCGGTAAAACAATTTTACTGAAAGATATCGCTAACGCCATTTCTGCCAATCATCCGGAAGCTTATATGATGGTTCTTCTAATCGATGAAAGACCAGAGGAAGTTACGGATATGCAAAGAAGTGTGAATGCAGAAGTTATTGCTTCTACATTTGATGAAGCGGCAGATAAGCACGTAAAAGTGGCAAATTTGGTTTTATCAAAAGCGCAAAGAATGGTAGAATGCGGTCACGATGTTGTGATTCTTTTGGATTCTATCACACGTTTGGCAAGAGCATACAACACTGTAACACCGGCTTCTGGGAAAATTCTTTCCGGAGGTGTGGATGCCAACGCTCTTCACAAACCAAAACGTTTCTTTGGAGCGGCGAGAAAAATTGAAAATGGAGGTTCTTTGACAATTATCGCAACTGCTTTGATTGATACAGGTTCCAAAATGGACGAAGTTATCTTCGAAGAGTTCAAAGGAACCGGAAATATGGAATTGCAATTGGATAGAAAGATTGCTAATAAACGTATTTATCCAGCTGTAGATTTAGTGGCTTCCAGTACAAGAAGAGATGACCTTTTGATGGACGAAGCGACGCAGCAACGTATGTGGATTATGAGAAAATATCTGGCCGATATGAATCCCTTGGAAGCGATGGAATTTGTTCAAAAACAAATCAAAGGCACCAGAAACAATGAAGAATTCCTGATGTCTATGAACAGATAA
- a CDS encoding DUF4293 family protein produces the protein MLQRIQSVWIFLAVLGSVFLNITAQDFDILGRYLTINASTVILILFGVLSIFSFKNRKRQILLNNISLIINALLVGLLIYWLLNLSGGIQFPEKGIEPIFPFISMICLLLANVYIRKDERLVKSVDRLR, from the coding sequence ATGTTACAAAGAATACAATCTGTCTGGATATTTTTAGCTGTTTTGGGAAGCGTTTTCCTTAATATTACCGCACAAGATTTTGATATCCTTGGAAGATATTTGACAATCAATGCTTCCACGGTAATTTTAATATTATTCGGAGTGTTGAGTATTTTTAGTTTCAAAAACAGAAAAAGACAAATATTGCTGAATAACATCAGTCTTATTATAAACGCTTTGTTGGTTGGTCTTTTGATTTACTGGTTACTAAATTTATCCGGAGGAATTCAGTTTCCTGAGAAGGGTATTGAGCCAATTTTCCCGTTTATTTCGATGATATGTTTGCTTTTGGCAAATGTTTACATTAGAAAAGATGAGAGGCTCGTAAAATCTGTGGACAGACTTCGATAG